In Deltaproteobacteria bacterium, the DNA window CACCTTTAGTTTTTTTTTACAGTATTTAAGTGCTAACGAAAATTTCGCTACCACCTCTTTCAAAGAGAAATCACAGGGAGGCTTTTTGAAAAGGAGGGAAACTAAGTCAGCGCTTATGTTCATCGAAGGGTAAAGAACACGAGGAGGGACAAGAGAATGACTTACTGTTCATTTATAGAGTCATTCATATTTTCTCACCATCAATATTACTGCCTGAATGTCATTGACTTAAGAATATTATCTCTTTCAAGTCCCCTTTTGTAAAGGGGGATCTGGAGTTTGGACATTTACGTGTCCCCCTTTGTAAAGGGGGATTCAGGGGGATTTTAATTGCATTCCGTTAAATCTCCCCCAACCCCTCTTTAGAAAAGAGGGGGGTCAAAGTGCTTAAGTCAATGACATTGATTATTGCTTATGGTCATCAGGTACGGTGTGATAGATCCGTCGCATAAAAAAGACGAGCGGTATTATCATGACCATCATAAGACATAAGAGATAAAATACATCATTAAAAGACATCATGGAAGCTTCTCTTAAGAGCTGATCATAGATAACACCAAGTCCTCCCTGGCCGGAAAGAGCCGGTTCAAAACCCCTGTATTTAAGGGCCTCAGACGTTTGATGCAAATCTATGGTATACGGCATATCAAAAGGAGTCAGATGCTCCACAAGGTGGGCCTGATGGACCTGAGCTCTTCGCGTCAGGATCGTTGTGGTAATGGCAACACCAAAGCTCCCGCCGATATTTCTTACAAAATTAAATATTGAGGTGGCATTCCCCATTTCTTCTTTTCTAATATGGGACAGCGTTAGTGTAGTCAGTGGAATAATGATTAATCCCACGCCGACACCCAACAAAACCCTGGGCCACAACACTGCATTAAAGTCAGCCATCCTGTTAAACAGCGACATGAGGTATAGTGACCAGGCAGTTACAATAAGCCCGCAGATAATAATAGCCTTTGAATTTACCCAGGTTATGAGTCTTCCGACAATAGGCATAACGATAAGACTCGCGATTCCTCCTGGCGCGAGTATCATCCCGGCGAGGGTTGCCGTATAGCCCATCAAGGTCTGAAGATAAATGGGTAAAAGGATGATGCTTCCGAACATGCTGAAAAAAACAAAAAAGATAACGATATTCCCGATACTGAAAGAGACGTTTTTCAACGCTCTTAAATTAACAATCGGCTCCTCTGCAAATAATTCTACAAAGACAAAAATAACGAGAGAAAAAACGGATATGATGCACAGCCAGATAATGAAATCTGAAGAAAACCAGTCTTCCCTCTGCCCCTTGTCCAGCATGATCTGGAGGCATCCAATGCCGACACTGAGCAAAATCAGTCCCCAGTAGTCGATTTTCATCTTCATACCCTTCACGTAAGGCGGGTCGTGAATAAAGAGCACGGACATCAGGATAGATATGATACCTACGGGTATGTTGACAAAAAATATCCAGTGCCAGGACCAGTTGTCGGTGATCCACCCACCCAGCAAGGGGCCGATAATAGGCCCAAACATGATCCCTATGCCGTAAAAAGCCATTGCCATGCCATGCTGGACCGGGGGGAAGGTTTCCAGCAGTATGGCCTGGGACATGGGTTGCAGGGAACCGCCGGCAATGCCCTGAAGAATCCTGAAAACCACAAGGCTCTGTATGCTCCATGCGAGACCGCACAGGAGGGAACTGATGGTAAAGAGGGTGACGGAAAAAATGAGGTAGCGTTTTCTCCCGATGAGCCTGCTGAGCCACCCCGTCATGGGAATAATGATGGCGTTGGCCGCAAGGTAAGAGGTAATCGACCATGTGGCTTCATCAATACCGGCAGAGAGGCTGCCACGGATGTGGTCCAAAGAAACGTTTACAACTGATGTATCGATAATAACCATGAGCGTGGGAAGCATCACGGTTATGGCGATAACCCATTTGTTCGTCTTTGAATCCAATAGAAAGCTATTCCCTTGTGATGATCGTCGGTACAACAGACATGCCGACCCTGAGTATATGGTCGGGATCTGCCCCTTTGTTAAGGATGATCTTTACCGGTACCCTCTGAACAACCTTCACATAATTTCCTGTTGCATTCTCAGGCGGGAACAGGGAAAAGATCGAACCGGTACCCGCCATGATACTGTGCACTGTTCCTTCAAATTTCCGGCCTGGATATGTATCCACCTCGATTTTTACTTTTTGACCTGGTTTTACATACTCGATCTGTGTTTCTTTATAATTTGCAATTACCCAGATATCATCGAGGGTTACAACGGCCATAAGCGGTTGTCCGGCTTGAATCTGGTTGCCAATTTCGACAGATTTTTTAGTAATATATCCAGCGGAAGGTGCAAATATTTTTGTATAGCTCTGCTTCAAATCTTCCGCCTTCCGTGTTTCTTCCTTCTGCTTCACAACAGAATCCTGGGATTTAAAAGCTGACTCCGTCTGCTTGATAACAGCCTTCTGGGTTTCCAGGGCCGCTTCAATCTGTTTCATCTGTTTCCTTGCAGCTTCAACCTGCGCTACAACAACGTCATAATTCGTCATCGCTTTTTCCATCCGTTCCACAGGCACAACCTCTTTTTTGTACAGTGTCTGAGCCCTTTTGAAATCTATATCTGCCTGCTTGAGATTTGCCTCTTGAAGCTTCAGATTTGCCCGTGCTGACTCCACGCTGAACTGTATCTCCACCAGTTGTCTCTTTGCCACAATTATTTTGGTAGAAATCTCAGCACGCTTCGAATGCTCCGCATCCCTCGCCGACTCCGCTTCTCTGACCCTCACGGTATAGTCTCTGTCGTCGATTTCCGCTAAGAGATCGTCCTTCTTGACAAGCTGATTATCTTCTGCATACACGGCTTTCACGGTGCCGGAAACTTTTGAGGCAACAATATGGATCCTGCCTGTAACGGAGGCATCATCCGTTGTAACATACGTCTTTCTGTATTCCCGGTAAAAACGTACTCCAATTATTCCTGCAATCACAAAAACGAAAAGCAAAAGCAGGGCTGCAAATTTCTTTTTGTTGCTATTGACCATTTCCAATGCTTTGTTCATTTACTGTACCTCAAAAAAATACACCCAGTGTCTGCACCCGGCCTTTAAAAATAATCAACCTGTCAAATGATTCAAAACCGAGAGCTTTGAAAATTTTCACTGTATCATTTCGACTATCCCTCTGTATCATTTCGACCGGAGGGAGAAATCTTATAAACTATTAATATATCAATGGCGTTGACTTAAGGATATTATCTCTTTCAAGTCCCCCTTTGTAAAGGGGGATTCAGGGGGATTTTAATTGCATTCCGTAAAATCTCCCCCAACCCCTCTTTAGAAAAGAGGGGGGTCAAAGGGCTTAAGTCAATGACATTGATTAATATATAATAAGATTACCACGTCACTGCGTTCGTCGCGATGACATCAGGTGAAGATTTTTTCAGCTATTATAACTTCTAACCACCTGCTTTTGCAATGCTAAACATTAAATAAGTAACTGAAACATATATGCAACTTGCTTGAATACTCCCGGAGAAGACAGAGCTTATCAATAGATATAAAAAAAGGTTCATCCGGTTCATGCGTACTTTTGGGTTTCTAATCTGTTGAATTGAGCCTTGATTGGCTTCCACCTACGAGTCAGTAACAGTGGGTTCAGAATTGCGGTGAGGATTACCGCTTGGAGTCAGTTTCATGAACATCCTCAAGTCCCGTACCATATCGATTGCTATTTCCGGTATGGGAGGGCTCAGATGCACCATATTGTCTTGTCCAGTTTTTAGGGAGAGGCTCAGACTCTTGTGCAGCTTCAAGCGCTTTACGAAGCCAAAACCAAAGAGGCCTATCTTGATTATGATTGTCTCATGCTAAACTAAATTTCAGAAAACTTCTTTTCGGAATTCAACGGACTGTTATCTCAACCCGGCGGTTCCGAGGTTCCGGTACTCCGTCGGGGGTAGGAACCAGGGGATTACCCTTGCCGTGATAAGTTACCTGAATGTTTTGCCGATCTATGCCCCTGGCAACAAGAATGTCCGCTACGGCTTTGGCACGCCGAAGGGAAAGACTGCGGTTGTAATCGATGGGTCCGACAGCGTCGGTGTGGCCACTGATGATAATGTCTGTCGATTTCCGGACCTGGATTGCATCTATGACTTTGGTCAATAATGCGAGAGACTCGGTTGAAGGCGCAGAACTGTCTGGCCTGAAATATATGATAAAGCTCACCGGCGGGATGGGTTCCGCCTCCAAGGCTTCACGAAATGCTTGTCGGACCTTTTTTTCTTCCAGGATTTTCGGTTCGCCAGGTGTCCTGTCCATGCTTGCAGATTCGGTGGTCTGCCAAGCTTGGTTGAGTGTCTGTGTGCCCTTTACATTTGAAACTTCAAGGATTCCCACTTTACCGTCCGGATCTGGCAGAAGAACTACTTGTGTCGTGGAAGCGCATCCAGACATCAGGAGCACCAAAAGCACAAGAGGCAAGATGATCTCCTGTATTCTCAGGAGTAGCTTATGTCTCATCGCTGTTTCCCATGATGTGCCTCACTTTGCAATGTGGCGGCAAAAAAGGCTTTCTTGTCCCGTGAATAATCAGTTCTCCGGATCTTCAACCTCGATGGCGAAATGCGTCCCACGGATACCGCACACAACTGTAGGAGTTTCGAATTTTACGCCGCTACGGTTCAGTTTAGCTATGAGACCGGTGAGGTAAACCACTTTGCCTTTTTTAATCTGTGCAATGAAAGAAAGTTTTTTATCAGCAGGTTCGAATACGAATTTCGAAATGACAAGACGGGTATTGGAACCGATAGACATGACGCTGTTGTCCTGAAGGATGATCCCCATAGATCCGTTGCGGCCCGTAACGAGGATATCGTTCTCCATCAACCTGTCTTTAACCTTGGCGGACATTCTGACTTTATTGCGCTCGATGAATGCCTGCCCGGAAACATTTTTCACGAATCCTGCCCTCGCCCTCGGTTCCTCGGCCGTGGCCATACCGATACAACAAATAAATACAATGCAGATTGTGACTAGAGAAATTCTCATAATCTTCTATTTTAGCATAGACAGAACCAATGACCTATTATAGTACTTTATATCATATATTTTGTTAGAGGTCTGCAAATTTCGTTTACAAAATCCTATGAAAAAGGAAAAAGTCAGAAATAATCAGGTTGTCATGGCCAAATGACGAATCATTAGGAAGACAACTAAAATCAATATTATTCCGGGCTGTCAGATGCTGTTTATCACTTGATATCAGCAAATTTCCCTGATTATGCCGGATTGAGGAGTACAGGAAGAACCATGGCGTCTTCAATTGGCTGCGCTCAACAATTTATTCTATGTGTGATTTAGCTGTTTTGACAGCAAGATCTCTATCTTTTGTAAAAAACCTCCATTCCATTCCTGACGAGTGAATACCGGCCTCCTTGTTTCGACCTCTACAATAATACCAATGGCCAAAGCGCTCGACAGCAGAAAATGGATGATTGCCTGGACAGAGGATTCCGCAAGGATTAATCTCCTCGAAAAAAATAGTTTCGTCGGGGACTTCGTCATAAGACAGGTCATCAGGCAACATGATTTGAGATACATCAAGGCTTTTTGTTTCCTCTTTATCCAACCAGTCAGAAATCTTCATTGATTCTTTTCTCCCTAATCGTTTTCTGCCTCTACTTTGAGGTCCTCCCATGCATCACAGCAATCGCCCACGACATTTGATCATCTTTTTGAATCTCTCCGGGTCATATTCTCCGAAGCTTGCTGCGCGGTAGTTCCTAAATTACCAGCCTTTGTAATGTCAAGATATCAGGCTGTGCCAGACAACGTCAGCCGCCGGATCGGGCTCGAAACGCCAGGTAGCCGACGATGATGAGGGCCGTCAGGAGCGCGAGCCGTGCCATCCCCATCAGGCGCGTGTGGGCGACGTGTCGCGTACCCTTCGGTTTGATGCCGGTGACGGCCAAAATGCCGGTAATGATTACTGCGAGGCCGAGCCATCCTAACCAACTCATATCGTTCAGTCCTCCATCAGCCCACGAAAACGACTCTGGGCGTCGCTCTTTCAGCATGTCGCAATCGCGGCGCGCTTTGCCAAGGTTTTTATTTTTGGGCGTCTTTTACGGTGTCCCGTACTTTCTCACCCGCCTTTTCGATCTGCTCTCCGGCTTTTTCTATCGTCTTATCGATTTTCTTGCCGGCTTTCTCGACCGGGCCCTCTTTCGTGCAGCCGGATAGCCCAACCATCAGGACGATCATCATCAACGCTGTGATGATACTTTGAACAAATTTCTTCATTGGCATACTCCTTTCAGTCTGAGGTCTGTCTATGTTCGCAGGGACGGCAGGAATAAACGACCGTCGGCCGCTACGTCTTTTTCATCGTGGATATCCATCACGCCATTATGACAGCAGTGCAGGCAGGTGATATCTCTGGTAATTGGAAACGCCAAATCATCCATATGCTGGTCCATCATGTGCATCATCCCCAATAAGTGGCCATCATGGGCACTGTTTCCGCCTTTTTCTTCTTCTTCCATGATCTCCTTTATTAGCCGAATTCATAGTGATTTCTCGTGCACTAAACTCTCTTCATATCCGCCCCATCAGCAGCAGGATGATCAAAATCAGAAGAATCAATCCAAGCCCTCCGCTGGGATAGTATCCCCAGTTCCTACTGTGAGGCCAGTTGGGCAGTGCGCCGACGAGGACGAGTATCAAAATAACAATCAGTATCGTACCCATGTTTTTCCTCCTTTCCTTTTATTTGATGACCGCGTTCCCTTCACATGCTTATTTCTGGAGTTCGTTCTGATGACGTTCGGACGGCATCTCCAGCAGCTGGACGATAAATTGCGGCTTGTATTCGATTCTCTGCACATCGTTCCTGAGAGCCTGGCCAAAAAAGCCCTCTATGTGAGCCCGAAACTGCTGCCATCCCTGATCCGATGTCTGATGATTCATTGTAATTACCCCCCTTTTTTAAACGAAGATGATGGACATAAAAATAGTAATAGCAAATGGCCTGCCAATAGCCGAAGGAAAATCATAAGTTTGGATTAATCATTTAATAACAGGGGATTAGATTAACAGGAGAGAACAGCAGAAAAGTAGGAAATGATTCGTTTAGCCTCAATATTTGGTGGAA includes these proteins:
- a CDS encoding DHA2 family efflux MFS transporter permease subunit, whose translation is MDSKTNKWVIAITVMLPTLMVIIDTSVVNVSLDHIRGSLSAGIDEATWSITSYLAANAIIIPMTGWLSRLIGRKRYLIFSVTLFTISSLLCGLAWSIQSLVVFRILQGIAGGSLQPMSQAILLETFPPVQHGMAMAFYGIGIMFGPIIGPLLGGWITDNWSWHWIFFVNIPVGIISILMSVLFIHDPPYVKGMKMKIDYWGLILLSVGIGCLQIMLDKGQREDWFSSDFIIWLCIISVFSLVIFVFVELFAEEPIVNLRALKNVSFSIGNIVIFFVFFSMFGSIILLPIYLQTLMGYTATLAGMILAPGGIASLIVMPIVGRLITWVNSKAIIICGLIVTAWSLYLMSLFNRMADFNAVLWPRVLLGVGVGLIIIPLTTLTLSHIRKEEMGNATSIFNFVRNIGGSFGVAITTTILTRRAQVHQAHLVEHLTPFDMPYTIDLHQTSEALKYRGFEPALSGQGGLGVIYDQLLREASMMSFNDVFYLLCLMMVMIIPLVFFMRRIYHTVPDDHKQ
- a CDS encoding HlyD family secretion protein, with translation MNKALEMVNSNKKKFAALLLLFVFVIAGIIGVRFYREYRKTYVTTDDASVTGRIHIVASKVSGTVKAVYAEDNQLVKKDDLLAEIDDRDYTVRVREAESARDAEHSKRAEISTKIIVAKRQLVEIQFSVESARANLKLQEANLKQADIDFKRAQTLYKKEVVPVERMEKAMTNYDVVVAQVEAARKQMKQIEAALETQKAVIKQTESAFKSQDSVVKQKEETRKAEDLKQSYTKIFAPSAGYITKKSVEIGNQIQAGQPLMAVVTLDDIWVIANYKETQIEYVKPGQKVKIEVDTYPGRKFEGTVHSIMAGTGSIFSLFPPENATGNYVKVVQRVPVKIILNKGADPDHILRVGMSVVPTIITRE
- a CDS encoding OmpA family protein; protein product: MRHKLLLRIQEIILPLVLLVLLMSGCASTTQVVLLPDPDGKVGILEVSNVKGTQTLNQAWQTTESASMDRTPGEPKILEEKKVRQAFREALEAEPIPPVSFIIYFRPDSSAPSTESLALLTKVIDAIQVRKSTDIIISGHTDAVGPIDYNRSLSLRRAKAVADILVARGIDRQNIQVTYHGKGNPLVPTPDGVPEPRNRRVEITVR
- a CDS encoding FecR domain-containing protein, with the translated sequence MRISLVTICIVFICCIGMATAEEPRARAGFVKNVSGQAFIERNKVRMSAKVKDRLMENDILVTGRNGSMGIILQDNSVMSIGSNTRLVISKFVFEPADKKLSFIAQIKKGKVVYLTGLIAKLNRSGVKFETPTVVCGIRGTHFAIEVEDPEN
- a CDS encoding Rv0909 family putative TA system antitoxin translates to MKKFVQSIITALMMIVLMVGLSGCTKEGPVEKAGKKIDKTIEKAGEQIEKAGEKVRDTVKDAQK
- a CDS encoding DUF3309 family protein — its product is MGTILIVILILVLVGALPNWPHSRNWGYYPSGGLGLILLILIILLLMGRI